The proteins below come from a single Bryobacter aggregatus MPL3 genomic window:
- a CDS encoding VirB4 family type IV secretion system protein, protein MPVTAAKHEESLRRPALCELLPVREYLDGVMVQVDGSLVAGYELTGINGFYHDDSMRNRSKHALEALIRSLPERSMRLQMRFEICEGIGDARTAYPRLNRNENAVLQAIDRERMGRWDSGESRGHYLRHLLHAYFVWNPRIHHELAEQLQGKKRSLFSLSVEKCVERARREHVDLLSEFGSLLAGVEQTLVATGMGVRRMSDDEMFLDAKRALNPAVEDRSPMRRADYALQYRSARSQVANTSIEDEQENYIQVGGLLYTLVSLKDLPDGTFPGILRELMVLDFPIIVNAEVTIPDQAKILEHFKGRLRRMQAAQRDSNGGFKVNVEAQVAQNQLQEVLQAVISSSLKVCNYSLVIAIRTSKPIVSRADMDEAQRTLNDRRQRVIHAVTRMNGARAIPESLTQRRLLIGTLPGMAQENKRDLSCLTLHAADLLPVEMPWQGTPQSPLMLLETPYRQLIPFSPYDPSVGDANMLFMAKSGGGKTFMAQMFLLMMARANPLISIVERGDSYRPLVEVMGGRVIEVDLEGTETLNPWDLPAGQTQPTKDKIAFLKNLTRHMIGDLGQTDTSILDNILSEAIARVYKRAAVRVDNKTPTYLDLRNELSTWTDEERIDHIRELALLASVALRQWTGDKGVYSKLFDRHTTIRTDANWLFFNIEGLSSDPRLETAMSMLIAQAMSERASGRSGQPSITVLDECWSLLESPVLADCVVQLFRTARKRGASVWGISQTLEDFVGTKQRPKEHGAGILRNTSVKVIGQQPGDVNPLVDHLALNEVALSEIKRFAAPRKGRSAEVLLVLGEKSETTQTIRLVPTPIDYWIATTYPRERAYRSYFLGLDRNRKRSLIEVYRELGERFPNGLADIDALPEELSGSVQQAASVKPRVEAAAASGGHNA, encoded by the coding sequence ATGCCAGTTACTGCTGCAAAGCATGAAGAATCGCTGCGCCGCCCGGCTCTGTGTGAACTGCTGCCGGTGCGCGAATATCTGGACGGCGTGATGGTGCAAGTGGATGGGAGTCTGGTGGCCGGCTACGAGCTGACTGGCATCAATGGCTTCTACCATGACGACTCCATGCGCAACCGGTCCAAGCACGCGTTGGAGGCACTGATCCGGTCATTGCCAGAGCGGTCGATGCGACTGCAGATGCGGTTCGAAATCTGTGAGGGCATTGGCGACGCGCGGACCGCCTATCCGCGGCTGAATCGGAATGAGAACGCCGTGCTGCAAGCGATCGATCGCGAGCGGATGGGGAGATGGGACTCGGGCGAGAGTCGCGGGCACTACTTGCGGCACCTCCTGCACGCGTACTTCGTTTGGAATCCGCGCATCCACCACGAACTCGCCGAGCAACTCCAAGGGAAGAAGCGCAGCCTATTCAGCCTGTCCGTTGAGAAGTGTGTGGAACGTGCAAGGCGAGAGCACGTGGATCTTCTGTCTGAATTCGGCAGCCTCCTGGCCGGCGTGGAGCAAACTCTGGTCGCGACGGGAATGGGTGTTCGGCGCATGTCCGATGACGAAATGTTCCTTGATGCAAAGCGAGCCCTGAACCCAGCGGTCGAAGACCGCAGCCCCATGCGCCGGGCTGACTACGCGCTGCAATATCGAAGTGCGCGAAGCCAAGTAGCAAACACCAGCATTGAGGACGAACAGGAGAACTACATCCAGGTGGGTGGCTTACTCTACACGCTCGTCAGCCTGAAGGATCTCCCGGATGGAACCTTTCCCGGCATTCTGCGGGAACTGATGGTGCTGGACTTTCCCATCATCGTGAACGCTGAGGTCACGATCCCCGACCAGGCGAAGATCCTGGAGCACTTCAAAGGGCGACTGCGGCGTATGCAGGCGGCTCAGCGCGACTCGAATGGCGGCTTCAAGGTGAACGTCGAAGCGCAGGTTGCACAGAACCAACTTCAGGAAGTACTGCAAGCCGTTATCTCGTCGTCGCTGAAGGTCTGCAACTACTCGCTGGTGATCGCGATTCGGACCTCGAAGCCGATTGTGAGCCGCGCCGACATGGATGAGGCGCAGCGCACGCTTAACGACCGAAGGCAGCGGGTGATTCATGCCGTGACGCGAATGAACGGGGCGCGTGCCATCCCGGAATCGTTGACGCAGCGGCGATTGCTCATCGGAACGCTTCCGGGAATGGCGCAGGAGAACAAACGAGACCTGAGCTGCCTGACCCTTCACGCAGCCGACCTGCTGCCAGTGGAGATGCCCTGGCAAGGGACGCCGCAATCGCCGCTGATGTTGCTCGAAACACCCTACCGGCAATTGATCCCGTTTTCTCCCTACGACCCATCCGTGGGCGACGCCAACATGCTCTTCATGGCGAAGTCGGGGGGCGGCAAGACATTTATGGCGCAGATGTTCCTGCTCATGATGGCCCGGGCCAATCCGCTGATCTCGATAGTTGAGCGGGGCGATTCATATCGTCCGCTGGTGGAGGTGATGGGCGGCCGGGTGATCGAAGTTGATCTGGAGGGCACCGAGACACTCAATCCCTGGGACTTGCCAGCCGGTCAGACCCAGCCCACCAAGGACAAGATCGCCTTCCTGAAGAACCTGACCCGGCACATGATCGGCGACTTGGGACAGACCGACACCTCCATCCTGGACAACATCCTCTCGGAAGCGATCGCGAGGGTCTATAAACGTGCGGCGGTGCGAGTCGACAACAAGACACCGACTTATCTTGACCTCCGCAATGAGCTCTCGACTTGGACGGATGAAGAACGGATCGACCACATCCGCGAACTCGCCCTGCTGGCCTCCGTAGCCTTGCGGCAATGGACTGGCGACAAAGGCGTCTATTCCAAGTTGTTTGATCGCCACACGACAATCCGCACAGACGCCAACTGGCTTTTCTTCAACATCGAAGGCCTCAGTTCCGATCCGCGCCTTGAAACCGCAATGAGTATGCTTATCGCCCAAGCGATGTCGGAACGCGCCAGTGGAAGGTCTGGCCAGCCATCGATTACGGTCCTCGACGAGTGTTGGTCCCTGTTGGAATCGCCGGTGCTGGCGGACTGCGTTGTTCAGCTCTTCCGGACAGCCCGTAAGCGAGGAGCCAGCGTGTGGGGAATCTCGCAGACACTCGAAGACTTCGTGGGAACCAAGCAGCGCCCCAAGGAACACGGCGCCGGTATTCTACGAAACACGTCCGTGAAGGTGATCGGGCAGCAACCGGGCGATGTCAATCCGCTGGTAGATCATCTAGCCCTGAATGAGGTGGCGCTGAGCGAAATCAAGCGTTTCGCCGCACCGCGCAAGGGTCGCAGCGCTGAGGTGCTGTTGGTGCTCGGCGAGAAATCGGAAACCACCCAGACGATTCGCCTGGTTCCGACGCCAATCGACTACTGGATTGCGACCACCTACCCGAGGGAACGCGCGTATCGCTCGTATTTCTTGGGATTAGACCGCAACCGGAAGCGGAGCTTAATAGAGGTCTATCGCGAGTTGGGAGAACGATTCCCGAATGGGCTGGCCGACATTGACGCGCTTCCGGAGGAATTATCGGGGAGCGTCCAACAGGCTGCCTCCGTGAAGCCACGCGTAGAAGCGGCAGCGGCAAGTGGAGGCCACAATGCTTGA
- a CDS encoding AAA family ATPase produces the protein MGRFLRGGVDAVGAEAEFLQGRMRGASAEERTAWLRRFLIGTLIVVCEYYFLYRILDRRDSALAFATSWVVLFLLPRPVPRLILLAGRSFAFVTTITFLSVGLDTAALAIPTISTWNGLIWFAAMSVLLVWTLAALRPRGPITAIPQPSSTVPVAVEVNVPKVRHQDVGGADSAKREISLVASNRFHKNGKGIVRNGVLLYGPQGTGKNLLAEATAGEFGAKFLQVRCPELLGSAIGSTSAQIRQVFEEAERMRPVVLFLDEVDAIGSKKQAQGAGTDAGGGGREHNAVTTQLMQSIDKYRSVEGLMIVAATNSLDGLEPTLTREGRFDVKLRLDLPDQAGREAMLSSILKRSGPATPEIVEIARRTPGWSPARLRALVDRAMLQASGATATERDVLATLEESGGHDRPQVEVVTWDQVVLPGPVVSDIKTILRLLSPGTADQLGVPVPSGLVLVGRPGTGKTLVARLIASQAKRSFYAITPSDVLSGSVGGSVKRVSELFARAREHAPSILFFDEMDALFPVVTGYGSQHDVQLVEQALIEISDLRPEHQVFLIGTTNDLSRVDPRILRGGRFSEKVEIGLPDDDGYRRLVSMNFPVTQLSAALTEMRILEMVRGLSPSEISAVASAAKRFALTRTPEGAARLMPIEANDIELAIARVR, from the coding sequence TTGGGTCGGTTCTTGCGCGGCGGTGTGGATGCGGTCGGTGCGGAGGCGGAATTCTTGCAGGGCCGAATGCGGGGCGCGTCGGCAGAAGAACGAACTGCATGGCTGCGACGCTTCCTGATCGGAACGCTGATAGTGGTCTGCGAGTACTACTTTCTCTATCGGATCCTGGATCGGCGCGACAGTGCGCTGGCATTTGCGACCAGTTGGGTTGTGTTGTTCCTGCTCCCGAGGCCCGTACCGAGACTTATTTTGCTGGCGGGTCGGTCCTTCGCGTTCGTCACCACAATTACGTTCTTGTCGGTGGGGCTGGACACGGCTGCGCTGGCTATTCCCACGATCAGCACCTGGAATGGCTTGATCTGGTTCGCTGCAATGTCCGTCCTTCTGGTTTGGACTCTGGCTGCTCTGCGCCCGCGAGGCCCAATAACTGCGATCCCGCAACCAAGCAGCACGGTGCCGGTCGCTGTCGAGGTGAACGTTCCGAAAGTGCGCCATCAAGACGTCGGCGGAGCGGATTCGGCGAAGCGGGAAATCTCACTGGTAGCGAGCAATCGCTTTCATAAGAACGGTAAGGGAATCGTTCGGAACGGTGTCTTGCTCTACGGCCCGCAGGGCACAGGAAAGAACCTGTTGGCCGAAGCCACGGCCGGCGAGTTTGGGGCGAAGTTCCTTCAGGTGCGCTGCCCTGAGTTGCTGGGTTCGGCGATTGGTTCAACTTCTGCGCAGATCAGGCAGGTTTTTGAAGAGGCGGAGCGAATGCGTCCCGTTGTCTTGTTTCTCGACGAGGTCGATGCAATTGGAAGCAAGAAGCAAGCGCAGGGAGCAGGGACCGATGCTGGAGGGGGCGGGCGCGAGCACAATGCAGTCACGACCCAATTGATGCAGTCCATCGACAAGTATCGTTCGGTCGAAGGATTGATGATTGTTGCCGCCACGAATTCTCTCGATGGCCTGGAACCAACGCTGACACGTGAGGGTCGCTTTGACGTTAAGCTACGACTCGACCTGCCTGATCAGGCTGGACGGGAAGCGATGCTGTCGAGCATCTTGAAGCGATCAGGGCCGGCGACACCCGAGATTGTGGAGATTGCAAGGCGGACGCCAGGGTGGAGCCCGGCCCGGTTGCGCGCGCTAGTGGATCGAGCGATGCTTCAGGCAAGCGGTGCGACGGCGACTGAGCGCGACGTACTGGCAACGCTGGAGGAATCCGGCGGACACGACCGGCCGCAAGTTGAAGTCGTCACTTGGGACCAAGTGGTTCTCCCGGGGCCGGTAGTGTCCGACATCAAGACGATTCTGCGGCTGTTGTCTCCCGGCACTGCCGACCAACTGGGCGTCCCTGTGCCATCGGGCCTTGTGCTGGTGGGCCGTCCAGGAACGGGCAAGACTCTGGTGGCGCGATTGATTGCCTCGCAGGCCAAGCGCAGTTTCTACGCGATTACGCCGAGTGATGTCTTGAGCGGCTCGGTGGGCGGATCCGTCAAGCGGGTGTCGGAGCTGTTTGCGCGCGCGCGGGAGCATGCTCCCTCGATTCTGTTCTTCGATGAGATGGATGCGCTGTTTCCCGTTGTGACGGGGTACGGCAGCCAGCACGATGTGCAGTTGGTGGAACAAGCATTGATCGAGATCAGTGATCTCCGTCCGGAGCACCAAGTCTTTCTGATTGGGACAACCAACGACCTTTCTCGTGTGGACCCACGTATTCTGCGAGGTGGTCGATTCAGCGAAAAGGTTGAGATTGGTTTACCGGACGATGATGGGTATCGTCGGCTGGTGAGCATGAACTTTCCTGTCACCCAGTTGTCTGCCGCGCTGACTGAGATGCGAATCCTGGAGATGGTGCGCGGTTTGAGCCCCTCGGAGATCTCCGCCGTGGCGAGCGCAGCGAAGCGCTTTGCGCTGACCCGGACACCAGAGGGTGCAGCGCGCCTAATGCCTATCGAGGCAAACGACATCGAGTTGGCGATCGCTCGCGTCCGGTAG
- a CDS encoding lytic transglycosylase domain-containing protein, with protein sequence MRAVLICGLALCVPTFAQTASFLEVADRSADHFGVAWELVRAVIEAESNWNVHAVSPAGAVGLMQLMPETAAAFGVRNRFAAAENIRGGVAYLAFLLKRFDGDLRLVVAAYNAGHGRIGRAGLSYRNPETVSYTRRVAYLYHQHRRDLRK encoded by the coding sequence ATGAGAGCAGTACTCATTTGTGGATTGGCGCTTTGCGTCCCCACGTTCGCGCAGACCGCCAGCTTCTTGGAAGTCGCAGACCGATCGGCAGACCATTTCGGGGTGGCGTGGGAATTGGTGCGTGCGGTGATTGAGGCGGAATCCAACTGGAACGTACATGCAGTCTCGCCGGCCGGGGCTGTTGGCTTAATGCAGTTGATGCCAGAGACTGCGGCGGCCTTTGGTGTGCGAAACCGATTCGCTGCGGCGGAGAACATTCGGGGCGGAGTCGCATATCTTGCGTTCCTTCTCAAAAGATTCGACGGCGATCTGCGTTTGGTTGTCGCGGCCTATAACGCTGGGCATGGCCGCATTGGTAGGGCTGGCCTGAGCTACCGCAACCCGGAGACGGTCAGCTATACCCGGCGAGTTGCATATTTGTACCACCAACATCGGAGGGACTTGAGGAAATGA
- a CDS encoding AAA family ATPase, with product MFDSPESVAFGLRNAGYATDPVLVQIIWLATRMQKPILIEGPPGTGKTYLAQAFAAAARTELIRLQCFEGITERQAIGSFDEALQRLFLETQGNEVERQWDALRGRLHTLDFFTHGPLLQAVLQPKPVVLLIDELDKVDQKFEALLLEILSDWQITVPKLGTVKAYTIPFVVMTSNQERRLGDPLRRRSLYQRIEHPDVKKEAEILDIRTVDAPLELKAQAVGLAQALRGYNLVKPPSIDEIVQFVRALQLLGRTEIRPEDRDVLLPFLAKTEEDVKRLLLRDGFSSLVATAREYRDQALRAMVGADPGSTT from the coding sequence ATGTTCGACTCGCCTGAATCTGTCGCGTTCGGCCTGCGGAACGCGGGGTATGCGACGGACCCCGTATTGGTCCAGATCATTTGGCTCGCGACGCGCATGCAGAAGCCCATCTTGATCGAGGGTCCGCCTGGCACCGGCAAAACGTACCTGGCGCAAGCATTCGCGGCGGCGGCACGGACGGAGTTGATCCGCCTGCAATGCTTTGAGGGGATCACGGAGCGGCAGGCGATTGGATCTTTCGATGAAGCCCTGCAGCGCCTTTTCCTCGAAACGCAAGGGAATGAAGTTGAGCGGCAATGGGATGCGTTGCGCGGCCGGCTGCATACGCTGGACTTCTTTACGCATGGGCCGCTACTCCAAGCTGTGTTGCAACCCAAGCCCGTGGTACTCCTGATCGATGAACTCGACAAGGTGGATCAAAAATTTGAGGCGCTGCTGCTGGAGATCCTTTCCGACTGGCAGATCACTGTGCCCAAGCTGGGGACCGTGAAGGCTTACACGATTCCTTTCGTGGTGATGACATCGAACCAGGAGCGGCGGCTGGGCGACCCATTGCGGAGACGCAGCCTATACCAACGAATCGAGCATCCCGATGTGAAGAAGGAAGCGGAGATCCTCGATATCCGAACCGTGGACGCCCCGCTGGAACTGAAGGCGCAGGCCGTCGGCCTGGCGCAGGCACTGCGCGGATACAACCTGGTGAAGCCGCCGTCGATTGATGAGATCGTTCAGTTCGTTCGTGCGCTGCAACTGTTGGGCCGGACAGAGATTCGTCCGGAGGACCGGGATGTGCTCCTGCCATTCTTGGCCAAAACGGAAGAGGACGTGAAGCGGCTCCTGCTGCGCGATGGCTTCAGCAGTCTGGTTGCTACGGCGCGCGAGTATCGTGACCAGGCGCTGCGGGCGATGGTGGGTGCTGACCCGGGGAGCACCACATGA